The Amycolatopsis methanolica 239 nucleotide sequence CCGGTTCCTGCCGGGCGACGTGCGAGTGCTGGACGCGCGGGTCGCGCCGGAGGGTTTCGACGCCCGGTTCTCCGCGATCCGCAGGCATTATCGTTATCGGGTCTCGGACGCGCCGTGGGGCGTTGATCCACTGCGCCGGTTCGACACCCTGGCCTGGGGCCGCCCCCTGTCTCTGACGGCGATGAACGAGGCTTCCGAGGCACTGTTGGGCCTGCGGGACTTCGCGGCGTTCTGCAAGCAGCGCGAGGGCGGCACCACGATCCGCGAACTGCAGCGGTTCACGTGGCGCCGGATCGATTCGCACGTCGTCGAGGCCGAGGTCTCGGCTGACGCGTTCTGCCACTCGATGGTGCGCAGCCTGGTCGGCGCGATGCTCCTGGTGGGCGACGGCCGTCGCCCGACCGAGTGGCCGGCTGAGCTGCTGCGCGGGGGAGTGCGGGACAGCGCCGTAGCCCCCGCACACGGCCTGACGTTGATCGGCGTGGACTACCCGGCCGACGAGGAGCTGGCCGCACGGGCCGAACAGACCCGCAACATGCGAGCAGCCTCCGAGGCGAGCTAGTTATCCACAATCCACAGCGGTTATCCACAGGCTGGCGACGGTGGCTGGCCGCACGGCAGACCGCAAGCCAGCGACGGAAGAAGACCGACGAACAAGCAGGCCTTCCCCCACCGCGCAACCGCAAGCCGGCAACGAAAAGCAGGCGACTACGCCTCCCCCGCTCCCGATCCACAGCGGGTCTTTGGTCGCCGATCAGCGGGGTCAAGGTACTCTTTCCCGCCTTGACGCCGCTGCTCGGCGACTGAAACACAATCAGGCATCGGGGGCGGGGGTGGTCGAAGGTGACCTTTCCAGCGCCGTGAGGCGCAGTTTCCGCGCGACAGCGCGGCTTTAAAGATCAAAAGAGTCCTCGCCGGACGGGCAGGCTCCGGGATGACAGAAAAGCACTTCGTCTCACCTCGAGTGGGTGGCTGGCGGGTCATCCCGTCGCCTTCCGGTTTGTGCATATGGCGCCGGTGTCAG carries:
- the truA gene encoding tRNA pseudouridine(38-40) synthase TruA; amino-acid sequence: MDVSYDGTQFSGWARQPGRRTVQGLLEEALAKQPPGAAVPKSVVVAGRTDAGVHATGQVVHVDVVPLSEPRGRLTLDEHGILDLERMRHRWNRFLPGDVRVLDARVAPEGFDARFSAIRRHYRYRVSDAPWGVDPLRRFDTLAWGRPLSLTAMNEASEALLGLRDFAAFCKQREGGTTIRELQRFTWRRIDSHVVEAEVSADAFCHSMVRSLVGAMLLVGDGRRPTEWPAELLRGGVRDSAVAPAHGLTLIGVDYPADEELAARAEQTRNMRAASEAS